A region from the Citrobacter koseri ATCC BAA-895 genome encodes:
- the aldA gene encoding aldehyde dehydrogenase — translation MSAPVQHPMYINGQFVSWQGDAWIDVVNPATEELLSRIPDGGAQEARQAIDAAARAQPEWEALPAIERAGWLRKIAAGIRERAEEISALIVAEGGKIQQLAQVEVAFTADYIEYMAEWARRYEGEILQSDRPGENILVFKRALGVTTGILPWNFPFFLIARKLAPALLTGNTIVIKPSEFTPNNAIAFAQIVHDIGLPKGVFNLVLGRGETVGQELAGNPKVAMVSMTGSVVAGEKIMAAAAKNITKVCLELGGKAPAIVMDDADLELAVKAIVDSRVINTGQVCNCAERVYVQKGIYDRFVNRLGEAMKAVQFGDPAQRDDIAMGPLINAAALERVEQKVARAVQEGARVALGGKAVEGKGYYYPPTLLLDVRQEMTIIHEETFGPVLPVVAFDTLEEALEMANDSDYGLTSSVYTQNLNVAMKAIGGLKFGETYINRENFEAMQGFHAGWRKSGIGGADGKHGLNEYLQTQVVYLQS, via the coding sequence ATGTCCGCACCCGTACAACACCCGATGTATATCAATGGTCAATTTGTTAGCTGGCAGGGAGACGCATGGATTGATGTGGTGAATCCTGCCACCGAAGAACTGCTCTCCCGTATTCCTGATGGCGGCGCGCAAGAGGCGCGTCAGGCCATTGACGCCGCTGCGCGCGCTCAGCCGGAATGGGAGGCGCTGCCTGCGATTGAACGCGCGGGGTGGCTGAGAAAGATCGCGGCAGGGATTCGTGAGCGGGCAGAAGAGATCAGCGCGCTGATTGTCGCGGAAGGCGGAAAAATCCAGCAGCTGGCGCAGGTGGAAGTCGCGTTCACCGCTGACTACATCGAATATATGGCCGAGTGGGCGCGCCGTTATGAAGGCGAGATCCTGCAAAGCGACCGCCCCGGAGAAAATATTCTGGTCTTTAAACGCGCGCTGGGCGTCACCACCGGGATTCTGCCGTGGAACTTTCCGTTCTTTTTGATTGCCCGTAAGCTCGCTCCGGCGTTGTTGACCGGGAATACCATCGTCATTAAACCCAGCGAATTTACGCCAAACAATGCCATTGCTTTCGCGCAGATCGTGCATGACATCGGCTTACCGAAAGGCGTATTCAACCTGGTGCTGGGACGCGGTGAAACAGTTGGGCAGGAGCTGGCGGGGAACCCGAAAGTCGCGATGGTAAGCATGACCGGCAGCGTGGTCGCCGGCGAGAAAATTATGGCGGCGGCAGCGAAAAACATCACTAAAGTTTGCCTGGAACTGGGCGGGAAAGCCCCGGCAATCGTGATGGACGATGCGGATCTTGAACTGGCCGTGAAAGCGATTGTGGATTCCAGAGTGATCAACACCGGGCAGGTCTGTAACTGTGCTGAGCGCGTTTATGTGCAAAAAGGGATTTACGATCGCTTTGTGAATCGTCTGGGCGAGGCGATGAAAGCGGTTCAGTTTGGCGATCCGGCACAGCGTGATGACATCGCAATGGGGCCGCTGATTAACGCTGCCGCTCTGGAGCGGGTAGAGCAGAAAGTGGCGCGTGCCGTACAGGAAGGCGCTCGCGTGGCGTTGGGCGGCAAGGCCGTGGAGGGCAAAGGTTATTATTATCCACCGACGCTGCTGCTGGATGTTCGCCAGGAGATGACCATCATACATGAGGAGACATTTGGCCCCGTGCTGCCGGTTGTGGCGTTTGATACGCTGGAAGAGGCGCTGGAGATGGCGAACGACAGCGATTACGGTCTGACATCGTCTGTATATACGCAAAACCTGAATGTTGCGATGAAGGCGATCGGCGGACTGAAATTCGGCGAGACCTACATCAATCGCGAAAACTTTGAGGCGATGCAGGGATTCCATGCTGGCTGGCGCAAGTCAGGTATTGGCGGGGCGGATGGCAAACACGGTCTGAATGAATATCTGCAAACGCAGGTGGTCTATTTGCAGTCCTGA
- a CDS encoding alpha/beta hydrolase, with translation MDVFSRETLEEMMAQAVSRSATFTLWPDGEAPGAKNSDAVFTPEPRHTGTSIFDRAVTGVRSPEITVYAPDKPNGVGLLVTPGGSYRRVVLDKEGSALAPFFNARGYTLFVMTYRMPGDGHDEGANAPLADVQRAMRYLRANAQAWKIDPERIGVLGFSAGAHVAASLGTRFAEPACPPIDSLDEINARPAFMALVYPVITMHDDIYHPGSRLELMGAEPDDEQIRHYSLEERTDAATPPTFLLHAIDDPAVKVENSLVFFNALRRSGVPVEMHLFERGKHGFGIRDTQGLPVAVWPELMMNWIATKV, from the coding sequence ATGGACGTATTCAGCCGCGAAACCTTAGAAGAAATGATGGCGCAAGCCGTCTCCCGCTCAGCCACATTTACCCTCTGGCCTGATGGCGAAGCCCCCGGAGCGAAAAACAGCGATGCTGTTTTTACGCCAGAACCGCGGCATACCGGTACATCCATCTTCGATCGCGCCGTCACGGGCGTCCGATCTCCTGAAATCACCGTTTACGCGCCAGATAAACCCAACGGCGTGGGGCTTCTCGTGACGCCAGGCGGTTCCTACCGGCGCGTCGTGCTGGACAAAGAAGGCAGCGCGCTGGCACCCTTTTTTAATGCGCGTGGTTATACCCTGTTCGTGATGACCTACCGGATGCCCGGAGATGGCCATGATGAGGGGGCAAACGCGCCGCTGGCGGATGTGCAGCGCGCGATGCGCTATCTTCGCGCCAATGCGCAAGCGTGGAAGATCGACCCGGAACGCATCGGAGTGCTGGGTTTTTCTGCCGGTGCGCATGTCGCCGCCAGTCTGGGGACGCGTTTTGCTGAACCCGCCTGTCCCCCCATCGACAGCCTGGATGAAATCAACGCCCGCCCTGCTTTTATGGCGCTGGTCTATCCGGTCATCACCATGCATGACGACATTTATCATCCCGGCTCACGCCTTGAGCTGATGGGCGCGGAACCTGACGATGAACAGATTCGCCACTACTCGCTTGAGGAACGCACGGATGCCGCTACGCCGCCCACATTTCTGCTGCATGCCATCGACGATCCGGCGGTAAAGGTGGAAAACAGCCTGGTATTTTTTAACGCGCTGCGCCGTTCTGGCGTACCGGTGGAAATGCATCTGTTTGAGCGAGGAAAACACGGGTTTGGCATTCGTGATACGCAAGGATTGCCGGTCGCGGTCTGGCCGGAACTGATGATGAACTGGATTGCGACCAAAGTGTGA
- the gap gene encoding type I glyceraldehyde-3-phosphate dehydrogenase, with amino-acid sequence MSKIGINGFGRIGRLVLRRLLEVKSDIDVVAINDLTSPKILAYLLKYDSNYGVFPWSVDFTEDALIVDGKKIAVYAEKEAKNIPWKTTGAGIIVECTGFYTSAEKSKAHLDAGAKKVLISAPAGDMKTIVFNVNDDTLDASDQIVSVASCTTNCLAPMAKALNDNFGIQVGTMTTIHAYTGTQSLVDGPRGKDLRASRAAAENIIPHTTGAAKAIGLVIPELSGKLKGHAQRVPVKTGSVTELVSILEKKVTAEEINAALKKATTHNPSFGYTDEEIVSSDIIGSHFGSVFDATQTEISAVGDLQLVKTVAWYDNEYGFVTQLIRTLDKFAKL; translated from the coding sequence ATGAGTAAAATTGGCATTAACGGCTTTGGTCGTATCGGTCGTCTGGTGTTACGTCGTCTGCTGGAAGTGAAAAGCGACATTGATGTCGTCGCCATCAATGACCTGACCTCCCCTAAAATCCTCGCGTATCTGTTGAAATATGACTCAAACTACGGCGTATTCCCCTGGAGTGTGGATTTCACCGAAGACGCGCTGATTGTGGACGGCAAGAAAATTGCGGTTTACGCAGAAAAAGAGGCTAAAAATATTCCGTGGAAAACCACCGGCGCCGGGATCATTGTCGAGTGCACCGGCTTCTATACCTCAGCCGAGAAGTCCAAAGCGCACCTCGACGCTGGCGCTAAAAAAGTGCTGATTTCCGCCCCGGCTGGCGATATGAAAACCATTGTCTTCAACGTGAATGACGACACGCTGGATGCCAGCGACCAGATTGTTTCTGTCGCATCCTGCACTACCAACTGCCTGGCGCCGATGGCGAAAGCGCTGAATGACAACTTTGGCATTCAGGTTGGCACCATGACCACAATTCACGCCTACACCGGAACCCAGTCGCTGGTTGACGGGCCGCGCGGGAAGGATCTGCGCGCTTCGCGGGCGGCGGCGGAAAACATCATCCCCCACACCACCGGCGCGGCGAAGGCCATTGGTCTGGTGATTCCTGAACTGAGCGGAAAACTTAAAGGCCATGCTCAGCGCGTTCCAGTGAAAACCGGCTCTGTAACCGAACTGGTTTCGATTCTGGAGAAAAAAGTCACTGCGGAAGAGATCAACGCGGCGCTGAAGAAAGCGACAACCCATAATCCGTCGTTTGGCTATACCGATGAAGAGATCGTCTCTTCCGATATCATCGGCTCACATTTCGGTTCGGTGTTCGATGCCACGCAAACTGAAATCAGCGCAGTGGGCGATCTGCAACTGGTGAAAACCGTCGCCTGGTACGATAACGAGTACGGTTTTGTGACCCAACTTATTCGCACGCTGGATAAATTCGCCAAACTCTGA